In the genome of Populus trichocarpa isolate Nisqually-1 chromosome 10, P.trichocarpa_v4.1, whole genome shotgun sequence, the window TTGCTGATGCTCCGCAATCCAAGCTCCTCTCTTCTACTCGATTGCCTTTCACTCCTAGCCATCTCAAATCTCTAGGGTTCAAGCCCTCCCCTCCTCAGTTggccctcctctctctcttgtttcttctttctaTGGTTAGTTTTTCaacctcttctttctttttcttccttacTACCGTCCAGTTTTCTCCGAGTAAGTAACATACAAGTGTACTCGTCCTCCTCGCAGGCTATTGGAGCAATTTTCTCTTTGGCTGTCATTTGCCTTCCAACCATAGCTGTAAGCTCTTGATTATTTATTCTTCCTggataattaatataacaatCCCACTGGTGCTCTGCATTCTTAATTAAGCGTATAGGATCCTATGCAATGATAAGAACAAATGATGCAGGCTTTTAGAAGATTGGGAGCTTCTGTCCACAAATTGTCCCAAGTCGTCTCTGAAGAGGTGCCAGGAACCTTGTCTTCTCTCAAGCTCTCTGCCCATGAGATTAATGAACTCGCTCGACAACTTACCAATCTCAGGTTAGCTATACATTTTACTTTCCTAGCTCTCCTGCTCAATTCTCCACGTTTCCATCTGAGAATCCCACTTGCTTGCTTATGCACTTTAGTAGTTAACAGGATTTTACATTTTTGAAGGCAAAAGATCTCTGCAACTGATCAGCATGGAAAGTGGAAACAAAgccaaaatcaataaataaaaagccatGAGCTAGCCCACTTCTTTTGGAAGCGGCTGCAACTAGCCTTGTGCAGAATCCGATGGATTGCTTTGTtctgtatttatatatattacttgGATCTAACTTGTAAATCAAACATATAGAAcgtcaaaaatataaaatatatgggAAAAGCTGCTGTTTTCTCTGTAGTACCACAT includes:
- the LOC7477208 gene encoding uncharacterized protein LOC7477208 isoform X3; this encodes MDMEAEENHYPCKCHETDSKGCSSCSSSSRRLSSNSLFQLKGDSSMHLLLLLGPTPLCLYPSMSVGRLRPCSCCSVPPYTSMLGRTRGTTPGTAALLINRVSSNVADAPQSKLLSSTRLPFTPSHLKSLGFKPSPPQLALLSLLFLLSMAIGAIFSLAVICLPTIAAFRRLGASVHKLSQVVSEEVPGTLSSLKLSAHEINELARQLTNLS
- the LOC7477208 gene encoding uncharacterized protein LOC7477208 isoform X1, encoding MDMEAEENHYPCKCHETDSKGCSSCSSSSRRLSSNSLFQLKGDSSMHLLLLLGPTPLCLYPSMSVGRLRPCSCCSVPPYTSMLGRTRGTTPGTAALLINRVSSNVADAPQSKLLSSTRLPFTPSHLKSLGFKPSPPQLALLSLLFLLSMAIGAIFSLAVICLPTIAAFRRLGASVHKLSQVVSEEVPGTLSSLKLSAHEINELARQLTNLRQKISATDQHGKWKQSQNQ
- the LOC7477208 gene encoding uncharacterized protein LOC7477208 isoform X2 — encoded protein: MDMEAEENHYPCKCHETDSKGCSSCSSSSRRLSSNSLFQLKGDSSMHLLLLLGPTPLCLYPSMSVGRLRPCSCCSVPPYTSMLGRTRGTTPGTAALLINRVSSNVADAPQSKLLSSTRLPFTPSHLKSLGFKPSPPQLALLSLLFLLSMAIGAIFSLAVICLPTIAAFRRLGASVHKLSQVVSEEVPGTLSSLKLSAHEINELARQLTNLRILHF